A region from the Sandaracinus amylolyticus genome encodes:
- a CDS encoding sensor histidine kinase, producing MSVRTRVVLAFAVLALPAIVLVLWGTWSTRRQAALEATREAIVARMEDGGGRARCEADPARFTLGRPRRHRHRRDRGPLIAHGRVDAYDAAFVPAHPDAPPLDPEVRDALESSDLGVVEIEGARRRDGALAVRMPWDEGPCVVLVIETPGVRPALGQRILRRDLAGSAAVLGLALVVALIALGPPLARLRRLAKAVRASDGIAFTVPHGVAGADEIGRVARALDEASQRVRDHVARLEERDRALTAYVDATTHDLAIPLTVIQSRLAELDARVRAGERIEPSALEPLLAEHEYLGQLVSNMAAAARFASGTPHVEKHDVDLRALVERVAARHAPLARAQGVALEHAVPSRAVTIQGDDILIERALSNLVHNAIRHGAARRSGREGHVALTLEARAGGAFRIAVADDGERADVARIERVLRGPIDRGEGNARARGLGLRIVRAVVDAHRWSIDVEPHEEGGIVIAITG from the coding sequence ATGAGCGTCCGGACCCGCGTCGTGCTCGCGTTCGCGGTGCTCGCGCTGCCCGCGATCGTGCTCGTGCTGTGGGGCACCTGGAGCACGCGACGCCAGGCCGCGCTCGAGGCCACGCGCGAGGCGATCGTCGCGCGCATGGAGGACGGGGGAGGGCGCGCGCGCTGCGAGGCGGATCCCGCGCGCTTCACGCTCGGACGGCCGCGCCGCCACCGGCACCGCCGCGATCGTGGCCCGCTGATCGCGCACGGCCGCGTCGACGCGTACGACGCGGCCTTCGTGCCTGCGCATCCCGACGCGCCGCCGCTCGATCCCGAGGTGCGCGATGCGCTCGAGTCGAGCGATCTCGGCGTCGTCGAGATCGAGGGCGCGCGACGGCGCGACGGCGCGCTCGCCGTGCGCATGCCGTGGGACGAGGGGCCGTGCGTGGTGCTCGTGATCGAGACGCCGGGGGTACGTCCTGCGCTCGGGCAGCGCATCCTGCGCCGCGATCTCGCGGGCTCGGCCGCGGTGCTCGGGCTCGCGCTCGTCGTCGCGCTGATCGCGCTCGGCCCGCCGCTCGCGCGGCTGCGTCGCCTCGCGAAAGCGGTGCGCGCCTCCGACGGGATCGCGTTCACGGTCCCCCACGGCGTCGCGGGCGCCGACGAGATCGGGCGCGTCGCGCGCGCCCTCGACGAGGCGAGCCAGCGCGTGCGCGATCACGTCGCGCGCCTCGAGGAGCGCGATCGCGCGCTCACCGCGTACGTCGACGCGACGACGCACGATCTCGCGATCCCGCTCACCGTAATCCAGAGCCGCCTCGCCGAGCTCGACGCGCGCGTGCGCGCCGGTGAGCGCATCGAGCCGAGCGCGCTCGAGCCGCTCCTCGCGGAGCACGAGTACCTCGGTCAGCTCGTGTCGAACATGGCGGCGGCGGCGCGCTTCGCGAGCGGCACGCCCCACGTCGAGAAGCACGACGTCGATCTGCGCGCGCTGGTCGAGCGCGTCGCCGCGCGGCACGCACCGCTCGCGCGCGCGCAGGGCGTGGCGCTGGAGCACGCGGTGCCCTCGCGCGCCGTGACGATCCAGGGCGACGACATCCTGATCGAGCGCGCGCTCAGCAACCTCGTCCACAACGCGATCCGCCACGGCGCCGCGCGACGCTCGGGCCGCGAAGGCCACGTCGCGCTCACGCTCGAGGCGCGCGCCGGTGGTGCGTTCCGCATCGCGGTCGCCGACGACGGAGAGCGCGCCGACGTCGCGCGCATCGAGCGCGTGCTGCGCGGTCCGATCGATCGCGGCGAAGGCAACGCGCGCGCGCGCGGCCTCGGCCTGCGGATCGTGCGCGCGGTGGTGGACGCGCACCGCTGGTCGATCGACGTCGAGCCGCACGAGGAGGGCGGCATCGTCATCGCGATCACCGGGTGA
- a CDS encoding cytochrome c oxidase assembly protein yields MASLRLPAASELASALLLSLVALALVLYALAMIVARRRGRAWGLAPTLSFALGATLVIVAMSPPLVARAHHDLRAHMLQHLLLGMLGPIGLALGAPITLALRALPHDAARALARLLHTAPLRALASPFVALALNVGGMAALYATPLYAAMHTSPSLHVLVHLHFLLAGTLFSWSIAGRDRVHRASHGVRLAALFVSAAAHATLSKAMYAYGWPLGTHHALAEIRSAAELMYYGGDLAEIVLAIALFATWPWAPRLVRRPV; encoded by the coding sequence GTGGCTTCGTTGCGCCTGCCCGCGGCGTCTGAGCTCGCGAGCGCGCTGCTGCTCTCGCTCGTCGCGCTCGCGCTCGTCCTCTACGCCCTCGCGATGATCGTCGCGCGCCGTCGGGGCCGTGCATGGGGGCTCGCGCCGACGCTCTCCTTCGCGCTCGGAGCGACGCTCGTGATCGTCGCGATGTCGCCGCCGCTCGTCGCGCGCGCCCATCACGATCTCCGCGCGCACATGCTGCAGCACCTCCTCCTCGGCATGCTCGGCCCGATCGGCCTCGCGCTCGGCGCCCCGATCACGCTCGCGCTCCGCGCGCTGCCTCACGACGCGGCGCGCGCCCTCGCGCGGCTCCTCCACACCGCGCCGCTGCGCGCGCTCGCGTCTCCGTTCGTCGCGCTCGCGCTCAACGTCGGCGGGATGGCCGCGCTCTACGCGACGCCCCTCTACGCCGCGATGCACACGAGCCCTTCGCTGCACGTCCTCGTGCACCTGCACTTCCTGCTCGCCGGCACGCTGTTCTCGTGGTCGATCGCGGGCCGCGATCGCGTGCATCGCGCGTCGCACGGGGTGCGCCTCGCCGCACTCTTCGTCTCGGCCGCCGCGCACGCGACGCTCTCGAAGGCGATGTACGCGTACGGCTGGCCGCTCGGCACGCACCACGCGCTCGCGGAGATCCGCTCGGCCGCGGAGCTCATGTACTACGGCGGCGATCTCGCCGAGATCGTCCTCGCGATCGCGCTCTTCGCGACCTGGCCGTGGGCGCCGCGCCTGGTCCGAAGGCCGGTCTAG
- a CDS encoding DUF2914 domain-containing protein, with translation MRKTIVIATVMALAGGGAGVAIGAATFARADDHTPRTEVVRTTTTTTRVEAPPAAPPITTTTTTRDEREDHGELRVRRLVLTRGIEGREPIDELDALELDERLERVYAFLDVANDADEARALTITFEREGGDEVTGHVDLEVPARVGRWRTWAFTRHIDRAGTWRVVVRDDAGRELASHTFDVR, from the coding sequence ATGAGGAAGACGATCGTGATCGCGACGGTGATGGCGCTGGCGGGTGGCGGTGCAGGCGTCGCGATCGGGGCCGCGACGTTCGCGCGCGCCGACGACCACACGCCGCGCACCGAGGTCGTGCGCACGACGACGACCACCACGCGCGTCGAAGCGCCGCCCGCCGCGCCGCCGATCACCACGACGACGACGACGCGCGACGAGCGCGAGGACCACGGTGAGCTCCGCGTGCGCCGGCTCGTGCTCACGCGCGGCATCGAAGGCCGCGAGCCGATCGACGAGCTCGACGCGCTCGAGCTCGACGAGCGCCTCGAGCGCGTCTACGCGTTCCTCGACGTCGCGAACGATGCCGACGAAGCGCGCGCGCTGACGATCACGTTCGAGCGCGAGGGCGGAGACGAGGTGACCGGCCACGTCGATCTCGAGGTGCCCGCGCGCGTCGGTCGCTGGCGCACCTGGGCGTTCACGCGTCACATCGATCGCGCGGGCACGTGGCGCGTCGTCGTGCGCGATGACGCGGGGCGCGAGCTCGCGTCGCACACGTTCGACGTCCGCTGA
- a CDS encoding DUF2243 domain-containing protein, protein MRARAARAGRLTDEQSSFWSAVLVGIAAMAAVDEILFHQLLGWHHFYDGASDAVGLASDGVLHAGELVALIAGFAWMIRLRGTGALIRDYALAGFFVGAGAFQLFDGIIDHKVLRLHQIRYGVAILPYDLAWNAFALLLLAVGAGFLVKARRGARHERFGGGFVAPARGV, encoded by the coding sequence ATGCGCGCGCGAGCAGCCCGGGCCGGTCGGCTCACCGACGAGCAGAGCTCGTTCTGGTCCGCCGTGCTCGTCGGGATCGCGGCGATGGCCGCGGTCGACGAGATCCTCTTCCACCAGCTGCTCGGCTGGCACCACTTCTACGACGGCGCGAGCGATGCGGTCGGCCTCGCGTCCGACGGCGTGCTCCACGCGGGCGAGCTCGTCGCGCTGATCGCAGGCTTCGCGTGGATGATCCGCCTCCGCGGCACCGGCGCGCTGATCCGCGACTACGCGCTCGCGGGCTTCTTCGTCGGCGCCGGCGCGTTCCAGCTCTTCGACGGGATCATCGACCACAAGGTCCTTCGCCTCCACCAGATCCGCTACGGCGTCGCGATCCTCCCGTACGACCTCGCGTGGAACGCCTTCGCGCTCCTGCTCCTCGCGGTCGGCGCGGGCTTCCTCGTGAAGGCGCGTCGCGGCGCGCGGCACGAGCGCTTCGGCGGTGGCTTCGTTGCGCCTGCCCGCGGCGTCTGA
- a CDS encoding uracil-DNA glycosylase family protein yields the protein MSARILPQLRVHRDEVIACRRCEGVVGPSVIGPAMTSRIYALGQAPGPHEASKGRPFAHTAGKTLFSWTARIGVDEARYRERVYMAAVARCFPGKGKSGSKGDRLPSADEIERCRPFIAREIALLRPELVIPIGRLAIAEVLGPFEKLEDVVGTTTRARFHDREVDVIPLPHPSGLSAWPKIEPGKTLLARALELLAAHPTWRGTFKE from the coding sequence GTGAGCGCGCGCATCCTGCCTCAGCTGCGCGTGCATCGCGACGAGGTGATCGCGTGCCGGCGCTGCGAGGGGGTCGTCGGTCCTTCGGTGATCGGCCCGGCGATGACCTCGCGCATCTACGCGCTCGGTCAGGCGCCTGGGCCGCACGAGGCGAGCAAGGGACGCCCGTTCGCGCACACCGCGGGCAAGACGCTCTTCTCGTGGACCGCGCGCATCGGTGTCGACGAGGCGCGCTATCGCGAGCGCGTCTACATGGCCGCGGTCGCGCGGTGTTTCCCCGGCAAGGGCAAGTCGGGCAGCAAGGGCGATCGCCTCCCGAGCGCCGACGAGATCGAGCGGTGTCGTCCCTTCATCGCGCGCGAGATCGCGCTGCTCCGGCCCGAGCTCGTCATCCCGATCGGGCGTCTCGCCATCGCGGAGGTGCTCGGCCCGTTCGAGAAGCTCGAGGACGTCGTGGGCACGACCACGCGCGCGCGCTTCCACGATCGCGAGGTCGACGTGATCCCGCTGCCGCACCCGAGCGGGCTCTCGGCGTGGCCGAAGATCGAGCCGGGCAAGACGTTGCTCGCGCGCGCCCTCGAGCTGCTCGCCGCGCACCCGACGTGGCGCGGGACGTTCAAGGAGTGA
- a CDS encoding ribonuclease HII: MSEPKKLTLSELRKRYVDEARPLPQEIETALRADERPGAKSLLAAIEKRRRANRAEGQRLRHLSRFENELWESGVQRVAGVDEAGMSPLAGPVVAGAVILPVGFKLVGVDDSKKLDAKARAELVIEIKARAIAWAVGIVPPDEIDRVNIYRAGLLAMRRAVEALHVAPEHLLIDARKLKELAIPQRAIIHGDALSVSIAAASIVAKTTRDGMMDELDRTYPGYGFAKHKGYPVAEHTDAITKLGVCAIHRRSFGPVRRALGLEPVQTELFATPSETPAIDPTVAAEIAAMEAEVASEPQ; the protein is encoded by the coding sequence ATGTCGGAGCCGAAGAAGCTCACGCTGTCCGAGCTGCGCAAGCGCTACGTCGACGAGGCGCGACCGTTGCCGCAGGAGATCGAGACCGCGCTGCGTGCGGACGAGCGGCCGGGCGCGAAGTCGCTGCTCGCCGCGATCGAGAAGCGACGGCGCGCGAACCGCGCGGAGGGTCAGCGGCTGCGACACCTCTCGCGCTTCGAGAACGAGCTGTGGGAGTCCGGCGTGCAGCGCGTCGCGGGCGTCGACGAGGCCGGGATGAGCCCGCTCGCGGGGCCCGTCGTCGCAGGCGCGGTGATTCTTCCCGTCGGCTTCAAGCTCGTCGGCGTCGACGACTCGAAGAAGCTCGACGCGAAGGCGCGCGCCGAGCTCGTGATCGAGATCAAGGCGCGCGCGATCGCGTGGGCGGTCGGCATCGTCCCGCCCGACGAGATCGACCGCGTGAACATCTATCGCGCCGGCTTGCTCGCGATGCGTCGCGCGGTCGAGGCGCTCCACGTCGCGCCCGAGCACCTGCTGATCGACGCGCGCAAGCTCAAGGAGCTCGCGATCCCGCAGCGCGCGATCATCCACGGCGACGCGCTGAGCGTGTCGATCGCCGCGGCGAGCATCGTCGCGAAGACGACGCGCGACGGCATGATGGACGAGCTCGATCGCACCTATCCGGGCTACGGCTTCGCGAAGCACAAGGGCTATCCGGTCGCCGAGCACACCGACGCGATCACGAAGCTCGGGGTGTGCGCGATCCACCGTCGCTCGTTCGGTCCGGTGCGTCGCGCGCTCGGGCTCGAGCCGGTGCAGACCGAGCTCTTCGCGACGCCGAGCGAGACGCCCGCGATCGATCCCACGGTCGCCGCGGAGATCGCGGCGATGGAGGCCGAGGTCGCCTCCGAGCCCCAGTGA
- a CDS encoding PPC domain-containing protein: MRSSTTPLLALAIVLLACEPDGDTPDLLPVLPVDARVSETLSIELPVRNDAGRELRYRVSIEGAPLAAFESVTSLSGSPERGEFRWTPLASHVGRHELLFEITSPSGERYDGERVVVNVVPSEDSAPVFLRPGAGGTHDLMRDPCVRFDVEIRDDDTPTVEIRERAPLPEGALIANEGAKSARFEWCPTGDQIAASERWTIELEADDGDHPPVPHDYVVVLRTGPTSGCPGAAPAITLVAPLEGERVTSSSGYEVRIRVSDDVGLRDAPLLYWSRTAPDDRASPDVTTFEQVVFAPAEGGEWRARIPSLGLAEGADAEVFYLATATDNDDATGTACDHRTDSSVVAFFAVGGASTGGDLGQCSPCTRSTECASGICVAAAGGARCLTSCAASACTVGTCGDAITIEGATRRACGDVAAVCGGSSGCTDDALEPNDALDDATLASMTTYADLQICGGNSDFFRIDGAFRDLVTVTIDGFEHDAGDLDLRLLSPSGTIVASSASTMDRESASFCLGDTGRVVAQVLGYASAQNAYDLSITRAPLACCSDDAFEPDDTRATARRLTTQDFDGTICPDDDDFVALTVTGASAAHVEILFDAAIGDLDLELQGPDGTRIAISEGTGDTEAIDADLPAAGTYYVRVLGFSTAANTYVGEITTTPITSCTATRGCASGEVCDAGVCRSDACTSVAMCPASHLCPVYGPGSAARHCGATCTVNSDCRSTEACKWFAEGRACGARGAGANGAACADATTCGGQRACLAWPGGYCARAGCRTNADCESGTFCVTTGGVSACVLECESDVDRCRDAEGYACDFVDDVGGTLHLACVPAS, translated from the coding sequence TTGCGGTCCTCCACGACTCCACTCCTCGCGCTCGCGATCGTCCTGCTCGCGTGCGAGCCCGACGGCGACACGCCCGACCTGCTCCCGGTGCTCCCCGTCGACGCGCGCGTGAGCGAGACGCTCTCGATCGAGCTCCCGGTGCGCAACGACGCGGGCCGCGAGCTCCGCTATCGCGTATCGATCGAGGGCGCGCCGCTCGCCGCGTTCGAGAGCGTCACGTCGCTCTCCGGCTCGCCCGAGCGCGGCGAGTTCCGCTGGACGCCGCTCGCGAGCCACGTCGGACGTCACGAGCTGCTCTTCGAGATCACCTCGCCGTCGGGCGAGCGCTACGACGGGGAGCGCGTCGTCGTGAACGTCGTGCCGTCGGAGGACTCGGCGCCGGTCTTCCTGCGCCCTGGCGCGGGCGGCACCCACGACCTGATGCGCGATCCCTGCGTGCGCTTCGACGTCGAGATCCGCGACGACGACACGCCGACCGTCGAGATCCGCGAGCGCGCGCCGCTGCCCGAGGGCGCGCTGATCGCGAACGAGGGCGCGAAGAGCGCGCGCTTCGAGTGGTGCCCGACCGGCGATCAAATCGCGGCGAGCGAGCGCTGGACGATCGAGCTCGAGGCCGACGACGGAGATCATCCTCCGGTGCCGCACGACTACGTCGTCGTGCTGCGCACCGGTCCGACGAGCGGCTGCCCCGGGGCGGCGCCCGCGATCACGCTCGTCGCGCCGCTCGAGGGCGAGCGCGTCACGAGCTCGAGCGGCTACGAGGTGCGGATCCGCGTGAGCGACGACGTCGGTCTGCGCGATGCGCCGCTGCTCTACTGGTCGCGCACCGCGCCCGACGATCGCGCGAGCCCCGACGTCACGACGTTCGAGCAGGTCGTCTTCGCGCCGGCAGAGGGTGGCGAGTGGCGCGCGCGCATCCCCTCGCTCGGCCTCGCCGAGGGCGCCGACGCCGAGGTGTTCTATCTCGCGACGGCGACCGACAACGACGACGCGACCGGCACCGCGTGCGATCACCGCACCGACTCGTCCGTGGTCGCGTTCTTCGCGGTCGGTGGCGCGAGCACCGGCGGCGATCTCGGGCAGTGCTCGCCGTGCACGCGGTCGACGGAGTGCGCGAGCGGCATCTGCGTCGCAGCCGCGGGCGGCGCGCGCTGCCTCACGTCGTGCGCGGCGAGCGCGTGCACCGTGGGGACGTGCGGCGACGCGATCACGATCGAGGGCGCGACCCGTCGGGCGTGCGGCGACGTCGCGGCGGTGTGCGGCGGCAGCAGCGGGTGCACGGACGACGCGCTCGAGCCGAACGACGCGCTCGACGACGCGACGCTCGCGTCGATGACGACCTACGCGGACCTGCAGATCTGCGGCGGCAATTCCGACTTCTTCCGCATCGACGGTGCGTTCCGCGATCTCGTCACCGTCACGATCGACGGCTTCGAGCACGACGCGGGGGATCTCGATCTGCGCCTGCTCTCGCCGAGCGGGACGATCGTGGCGTCGAGCGCGAGCACGATGGATCGCGAGAGCGCGAGCTTCTGCCTCGGCGACACCGGCCGCGTCGTCGCGCAGGTGCTCGGGTACGCGAGCGCGCAGAACGCCTACGACCTCTCGATCACGCGCGCGCCGCTCGCGTGCTGCAGCGACGACGCGTTCGAGCCCGACGACACGCGGGCCACCGCGCGTCGCCTCACCACGCAGGACTTCGACGGCACGATCTGCCCGGACGACGACGACTTCGTCGCGCTCACCGTGACCGGCGCGAGCGCGGCCCACGTCGAGATCCTGTTCGACGCGGCGATCGGCGATCTCGATCTCGAGCTCCAGGGCCCCGACGGGACGCGGATCGCGATCTCCGAGGGCACCGGGGACACCGAGGCGATCGACGCCGACCTTCCGGCCGCGGGCACCTACTACGTGCGCGTGCTCGGCTTCTCGACCGCGGCGAACACGTACGTCGGAGAGATCACGACGACGCCGATCACGTCGTGCACGGCGACGCGCGGCTGCGCGTCGGGCGAGGTGTGCGACGCGGGCGTGTGCCGCAGCGACGCGTGCACGTCCGTGGCGATGTGCCCGGCCTCGCACCTGTGCCCGGTGTACGGGCCGGGCAGCGCGGCGCGTCACTGCGGTGCGACGTGCACGGTGAACTCCGACTGTCGCTCGACGGAGGCCTGCAAGTGGTTCGCGGAAGGTCGCGCATGCGGGGCGCGCGGCGCGGGCGCGAACGGCGCCGCGTGCGCCGACGCGACGACGTGCGGCGGACAGCGCGCATGCCTCGCGTGGCCGGGCGGCTACTGCGCGCGCGCCGGGTGCCGCACCAACGCCGACTGCGAGAGCGGCACGTTCTGCGTGACGACGGGCGGCGTGAGCGCGTGCGTGCTCGAGTGCGAGAGCGACGTGGATCGCTGTCGCGACGCGGAGGGCTACGCGTGCGACTTCGTGGACGACGTGGGCGGCACGCTCCACCTCGCATGCGTGCCGGCGTCGTGA
- a CDS encoding response regulator transcription factor produces the protein MSGRVLVVEDDPELGAEIVRQLDRAGFTPTWLKDGDDALAATPEEYDLVLLDLVLPNAYGLDILKRYRAVSEVPVILLTARDHTADKVRGLSLGADDYVTKPFWPDELLARIRARLRRPGMRREADAIVRAGAIEVDLDARRVRVDGEPVELTRAELDVLATLARRAGHAVSRGELVEEALDPGREGGERTLDVHVSRLRKKLGAEGKRIATVWGIGYRLEIDR, from the coding sequence ATGAGCGGACGCGTCCTCGTCGTCGAAGACGATCCCGAGCTCGGCGCCGAGATCGTGCGCCAGCTCGACCGCGCGGGCTTCACGCCCACGTGGCTGAAGGACGGCGACGACGCGCTCGCCGCGACCCCCGAGGAGTACGATCTCGTGCTCCTCGATCTCGTGCTCCCCAACGCCTACGGGCTCGACATCCTCAAGCGCTACCGCGCGGTCAGCGAGGTCCCCGTGATCCTCCTGACCGCGCGCGATCACACGGCGGACAAGGTGCGGGGGCTCTCGCTCGGCGCCGACGACTACGTCACGAAGCCGTTCTGGCCCGACGAGCTCCTCGCGCGCATCCGCGCGCGCCTGCGACGCCCGGGCATGCGCCGCGAGGCGGACGCGATCGTGCGCGCGGGCGCGATCGAGGTGGACCTCGACGCACGGCGGGTGCGCGTCGACGGAGAGCCCGTCGAGCTCACGCGCGCCGAGCTCGACGTGCTCGCCACGCTCGCGCGCCGCGCGGGTCATGCGGTCTCGCGCGGCGAGCTCGTCGAGGAAGCGCTCGATCCCGGGCGCGAAGGCGGCGAGCGCACGCTCGACGTGCACGTGTCGCGGCTGCGCAAGAAGCTCGGCGCCGAGGGCAAGCGCATCGCGACGGTGTGGGGCATCGGGTATCGCCTCGAGATCGATCGATGA
- a CDS encoding aldehyde dehydrogenase family protein has translation MSSPDFATVAPRVSSTPMAQIDAIVARLAARKHDWPRVSLRERARLLERCIDSTLAISHEWVRAACDAKGIDPQSPRAGEEWLGGPMTTVRNVRLLMEAMHADGEPALPKVWARPDGQLVAKVFPQGLIDQLLFTGFSAEVWIEPGKPATQGAIYRAKKKRGVGDRDGKLSLVLGAGNVASIGPMDALYKLFVEDEVCIVKTNPVNAYLQPFWEHAFRPLLDAGYFAVVRGGAEVGAHLCNHPEVDTIHMTGSDRTHDAIVWGSTRAEQERNKKAGTPKLKKPITSELGAVTPCLVVPGAWSEDDLRFQARHVAGMVANNASFNCNACKVVVTAKGWPERQRFLDLVHEALERTPPRKAYYPGAQERYQGFLDAYPQSKPLSERSRDVVPWTVIPDVAADGSEYALSNEAFCGVLAETSLDESTASGFLAAMTEFANDECWGSLSCMMLIDPKTQRENAASLDAALAGLRYGGIGVNVWAGLIYGLVVPTWGAYPGHPLEDIRSGRGFVHNALLIDHPQKSIVRAPFRIHPTPAWFPDHKSLHQLGPILTDFEGRPSVAKLPKLIATALRG, from the coding sequence ATGTCGTCACCCGATTTCGCCACCGTCGCGCCCCGCGTCTCCTCGACGCCGATGGCGCAGATCGACGCCATCGTCGCGCGCCTCGCCGCGCGCAAGCACGACTGGCCCCGCGTCTCGCTGCGCGAGCGCGCCCGCCTGCTCGAGCGCTGCATCGACTCCACGCTCGCCATCTCGCACGAGTGGGTGCGCGCCGCGTGCGACGCGAAGGGCATCGATCCCCAGAGCCCGCGCGCCGGCGAGGAGTGGCTCGGCGGTCCGATGACGACGGTCCGCAACGTGCGGCTGCTGATGGAGGCGATGCACGCCGACGGTGAGCCCGCGCTGCCGAAGGTGTGGGCGCGCCCCGACGGTCAGCTCGTCGCGAAGGTGTTCCCGCAGGGCCTGATCGATCAGCTGCTCTTCACCGGCTTCTCCGCCGAGGTCTGGATCGAGCCCGGCAAGCCCGCGACGCAGGGCGCGATCTACCGCGCGAAGAAGAAGCGCGGCGTCGGCGACCGCGACGGCAAGCTCTCGCTGGTGCTGGGCGCCGGCAACGTCGCGTCGATCGGGCCCATGGACGCGCTCTACAAGCTGTTCGTCGAGGACGAGGTCTGCATCGTCAAGACGAACCCGGTGAACGCGTACCTGCAGCCCTTCTGGGAGCACGCGTTCCGCCCGCTGCTCGACGCCGGCTACTTCGCGGTCGTGCGCGGCGGCGCCGAGGTCGGCGCGCACCTCTGCAACCACCCCGAGGTCGACACGATCCACATGACGGGATCGGATCGCACGCACGACGCGATCGTGTGGGGCTCGACGCGCGCCGAGCAGGAGCGGAACAAGAAGGCGGGCACGCCGAAGCTCAAGAAGCCGATCACGAGCGAGCTCGGCGCGGTCACGCCCTGCCTCGTGGTGCCCGGCGCGTGGAGCGAGGACGACCTGCGCTTCCAGGCGCGCCACGTCGCGGGGATGGTCGCGAACAACGCGAGCTTCAACTGCAACGCGTGCAAGGTCGTCGTGACCGCGAAGGGCTGGCCGGAGCGCCAGCGCTTCCTCGATCTCGTGCACGAGGCGCTCGAGCGCACGCCGCCGCGCAAGGCGTACTACCCCGGCGCGCAGGAGCGCTATCAGGGCTTCCTCGACGCGTACCCGCAGAGCAAGCCGCTCTCGGAGCGCTCGCGCGACGTGGTGCCGTGGACCGTCATCCCCGACGTCGCGGCGGACGGCAGCGAGTACGCGCTCAGCAACGAAGCGTTCTGCGGCGTGCTCGCGGAGACGTCGCTCGACGAGTCGACCGCGTCGGGCTTCCTCGCCGCGATGACGGAGTTCGCGAACGACGAGTGCTGGGGCTCGCTCAGCTGCATGATGCTGATCGACCCGAAGACGCAGCGGGAGAACGCCGCGTCGCTCGACGCGGCGCTCGCGGGCCTGCGCTACGGCGGCATCGGCGTGAACGTGTGGGCCGGGCTCATCTACGGCCTCGTCGTGCCGACGTGGGGCGCGTATCCCGGCCATCCGCTCGAGGACATCCGCTCGGGCCGCGGCTTCGTGCACAACGCGCTCCTGATCGATCATCCGCAGAAGTCGATCGTGCGCGCGCCCTTCCGCATCCACCCGACGCCCGCGTGGTTCCCCGATCACAAGTCGCTGCACCAGCTCGGGCCGATCCTCACGGACTTCGAGGGGCGGCCCTCGGTCGCGAAGCTGCCGAAGCTCATCGCGACCGCGCTGCGCGGCTGA
- a CDS encoding class II glutamine amidotransferase has translation MCRLFGFRSVIPSQMHRSLVAADNALGRQSERHPDGWGVAYYVDGAPHVTRSPTHALGCALFQRVSGVVSSETVLAHVRKATQGGHTVLNCHPFQYGRWTFAHNGDVPTFARDREALLAEVSPRLRRFVLGETDSEVIFFMVLTRLEALGPLSAQRDVDDVMAALAATMRDVDRIAQRDADAKPNLLTVILTDGTTMVAHQGGKELHFSTHKRRCADRESCSFLAPHCEAPTTTGSINHLVLSSEPLHGENVWYALEPGEMVGVDHRMRLVRRSSDPRKLAVVA, from the coding sequence ATGTGCCGTCTCTTCGGGTTCCGCTCGGTGATCCCCTCGCAGATGCACCGCTCGCTGGTCGCCGCGGACAACGCGCTCGGGCGACAGAGCGAGCGGCACCCGGACGGCTGGGGCGTCGCGTACTACGTCGACGGCGCGCCGCACGTCACGCGGAGCCCGACGCACGCGCTCGGGTGCGCGCTCTTCCAGCGGGTGAGCGGCGTCGTGTCGAGCGAGACCGTGCTCGCGCACGTGCGCAAGGCGACGCAGGGCGGGCACACGGTGCTCAACTGCCATCCGTTCCAGTACGGACGCTGGACCTTCGCGCACAACGGCGACGTGCCGACGTTCGCGCGTGATCGCGAGGCGCTGCTCGCCGAGGTCTCGCCGAGGCTGCGGCGCTTCGTGCTCGGCGAGACCGACAGCGAGGTGATCTTCTTCATGGTGCTCACGCGGCTCGAGGCGCTCGGGCCGCTCTCGGCGCAGCGTGACGTCGACGACGTGATGGCCGCGCTCGCCGCGACGATGCGCGACGTGGATCGCATCGCGCAGCGCGACGCCGACGCGAAGCCGAACCTGCTCACCGTGATCCTCACCGACGGCACGACGATGGTCGCGCACCAGGGCGGCAAGGAGCTGCACTTTTCGACGCACAAGCGGCGCTGCGCCGATCGCGAGTCGTGCTCGTTCCTCGCGCCGCACTGCGAGGCGCCGACGACGACCGGCTCGATCAACCACCTGGTGCTCTCGAGCGAGCCGCTGCACGGCGAGAACGTGTGGTACGCGCTCGAGCCCGGCGAGATGGTCGGCGTCGATCACCGCATGCGACTGGTACGCAGGTCGAGCGATCCGCGGAAGCTCGCGGTCGTCGCGTGA